The Drosophila yakuba strain Tai18E2 chromosome X, Prin_Dyak_Tai18E2_2.1, whole genome shotgun sequence DNA segment CAAATGGCAATGGACGGAACACACAGTAACGCGtcatgtataaataaatatatatatcaaattCCATTCCCATCCAGTGTGACACCGAATTTCGATCAAGAGGGGCGGGACTTTTCGCTATCGGCTATCAACAATCCTACCGGCGGTCAGGGTCATGCAGTTGGTTagtgggtgggcgtggctctCGAACGAGAGGATGACCAGAACGACCAGGTGCCGTACCTCTTGGCGGACGTGGTGCGCGAATAGGGATTCTGTAGGATCTTCGGGTGCGTCTCCATCACGCGCAGCAGCAGGTTATCCAGATAGTCCTCCAGCTCCTTCACgcgctgccgctgcagcagaGCCTCGTTCTCCATTCCGTTGGCAATTAGCATGAGTTCCTGACGGTATACAATTACATATATGCATGAGCCCTTTGATCACAGGCGAGATAGTATGACAATGCCACTTACCTCGCGGGACTTGCCCTCGTATTTCTTGGCCAGCTGGGCGGATATCTCCGAGCGGCGTTCCGCATGCGAACCCGACTTCTCGTGACCAATTATGATGCGCTCCGTGGACTTGGGACTGGGCGAGTTGCTatcgttgtcgttgttgtaTTTATCTGCGGAGcaagaaaatcaaaattggTCAGTTGTGAGTTGATACTGAGAAGGAGGCGCGCGGATGAGGGAGGAGCAAAGGTGGTTCAAACTCAGATGCAAATTCACTGGCGGATGCGAGAAACACAACGgaaacaatacaaaaacagCCAAGGGACAGACAGGAAGTTCAGACAGGTAATGTGGGAAAAGAGGTTGAGTGAAGGGGCATAGGAATCGCCTTGGAGGAAGATGACGCGGCAGATGACAGCGTTGATTGGAAGTTAGCTTGATTCGGATTCGGTTTCGTGTGCGCTTCGCGATCCGCCAGCATTATGCCATACTCCCCGACCGCCGccagatttatttattttttttggagtGGTGGGGAATTGCAGTGATTCAGTGGTTTTGGTTGCTCTGGATTTGGTTCGGTATCGGTATCGGTATCGTTTTCGATTCGGGTACATCAGCTCACCTCGCTTGTTGGCGTATTTGAATTTGCCCAGTCGCTTTTCCCAGCGCTCCCCGCtcccgctgccgctgccattCGTCTGGAACTCCTTGGGCGACTGCTCGGGCGTTAGGAAATTGTGCTCCGGCTCAGCCGTTTCCACCTCCGGTTCCTGCTTGACCACGAGTTCCCTCTCCAGCTTTAGCTCCTGCTTCGCTGTGGCTGGCTCCTCGAGGGATGTGGATCGCTTGGCAAAGCTCAATAGCCTTTGGTCCTCTTCCCAGCGCTTGGCCTCACGCCGCTGCTGCTCATCCATCTGCAGCTGCTTTTGGCGCTCCTTCTCTTCCTCCAGCTCTCGCTGCAtagcctcctcctcctcgcgcAGGCGCTCCTCATTGAGACGCAGTTCCGCCTCCAAGCGGGCATCCTCCTCGGCACGCAATTGCCGTGCAGCCTCTTCCTTTGCCTTCTCCTGCTCCGCCCGCAGATCGGCCGCAGCACGTGGCTGCGGCTTGGGGCGTGCTGTGGGTGTGGGCACCGGCTTCTCCAGCTCCACTGTTAGGTCTTCCAGCGCCGGCTCATCTGCAAAAATAGCAGTGCTGTTTCGCTGCTCGTACTTGGCGAAACTGGCATTAAAGGTATCAAAGTTGCGGTGCTCAACATCGGGAGAGAAGAGTGATGATGAAGTAGGCACCACTGGGtcagcagaagcagaaacggaagcagcggcagcagctggagctggaagAGATGCCGACACGGGTACTGGTGGGGGAGCTGAATGCGGTGGGTtctcgtcgtcgtcatcgctGTCCGAACTAGAGCTGGAACTAGACGACGACGAGCTGGGCGAGGGCACTGGTGGCGGCTCCTCGACACTGGCGGGGAGCGGAACTCGGTCCTCCCAGCTGCGGCGCTTCAAAGAGTCACTGCTACCGATCTCCAGGTACTTTCCACCGCCATACAACTTTGACGCCCACTCGTCCTTGGAGGTCTCCAGCTCGGCTGGCTTCTCCTTTGGCTTTTCCCGCTCCAGACTCCCGGCAGCCGGCTGCTCGTCCACCTGCGACAGGGGGATGCGCGGCGGTTTCGAGGGAGGCGGCTGAATGCTGGCACTTCCACTGGCGCTGGTGCTGGCGCTGGCGTTGGTGCGAGCGTGGGCACGAACACTGAAATCGAGCTCAAGCTGTTCCATCTCCGCGTCGATGGGCGCATCATCCTCATCGAGCGTCGCTGGCAAAATCGCTTGCTTACCTTTCGCGCTGCCGCTTCCGACGCCACTAACTCCGTTGTTCAGCAGGGGCGATGGGTGACGCGGAGCAAAGTTGGGCGTACTGACTGGCGGCGGCTGCAGGCCGCTGCGCTGGATGTTGAGTGAGCTGCCGGAGCTCTTGTGCGAGAGGTTGTCGAACACGAactcgtcctcatcctcgctGATCACCCCGGGATCGGCCTCGCCCGCCCGCTGGCCGCCACGGCGCCGGCCACTGCCGCCATTCTGGCCTCTGCCGTTGGAGCTGTTGGGCGTGCCCAGGCTGGCAAAGGAACCGCCGAAGGAGCTGCTGTCATCGGCGCCCGCTTCCTggttcttcttcttgctgCGAATGTGCAGCTTGGAGCTAAGCGAGCCAGCCAGCTTCTTGATGCTGCGCCGCTTCTCGCCGTTGCCGATGGACAGCAGACTGCCGCCCACGGAGCTGGCCAGCTGGCCAATGGAAGACTTGTGCTTGTCCTTCTTGCTGAGGTCGGTTAGCGAGCCGGACTTGACCACAAAGGCGATGCGCACCTCCAGCTCGCCGCGCTCCTTGTTCTTCTTCTCCTTGCCGGGCTTGCTCTCCAGCTTGAACCACTTGGCGCGTGGCCGATCGTACACATCCATCTCGTTGAGGGGCAGCGTGGCCTGGCCCAGGAACTCATCGATGCCCAGATTGTTCCTGTGCAGGCAGGTCAAAGTGAGCTCGGCGCGATTGCCCTGATCGGGGATTTTCCTGTGCGgatgaataataaatactttagCATCATGCACAGCCAAAGGAGCTCTGAACTCCGGACTTACAGTTCGCACTCCTCGTTCCAGTTGACGCTCGTCTCCGCCTTGTCCTTGACGGACGTCTGGTACTTCTCCTTGCCCAAGGCAATGGTGACGAAGCAGTTGTTGGTGCCATTCTTGCCCTTGGTTAGCAGCCCACGCGCTCGCTGCACTGCAATGGGATAGAAATGTGGGAGAGATTAGAGTTTTTAGCTTCAACAGCATTGCCATTTCTTTACTCGATGTCAGGCGATCTGAGTCACATCCCAACGCATCGACTATCCACAGCAGGAAGTGAGTAAAGGTCTCGGTTAGGTTACTAAATATATCGTTCATGcttgttaataataatataaattctCACCCAAATAGTTATGAGTATGACATTTTTGGCCTCAGCTAAATGTGACAAATGGAGCGTAGGAAACAAGAGTCCAGATCATGAAAGATGATCTGGAAACCAAATGCCGGTGCCATGCACAGATACATAAATGTATCTGGAGGAGTCGGCCGGCCGCAAACAATGCTGGGATTGAGAGTTTTAGAGTTTGAGAGTTTGGGattggcgatggcgatggcgatggcatgGAATGGGCTGGGATGCGAATCGCGGTTGTGCGGTTTGCGTGGTTGGCGTgtcggcggtggtggtggtggctttCATATCTGCCGGATGCTCTGGTCGGGCTCTCGAGGTCACGAGGCGCTCGGGTGAAACTCAAAATTAGCTTTTGGGTCCGCTGGACGGAGCAGCGGCATCATTTTTTGACTAGTGATTCACTCGAGCGAGTGGCGACAATCGCTGGCTTAGATTCGCATTTTGCGCTGGTTTTTCTActcggtttttatttttttttttcgcgtAGACCTCGGCGCCGTCTCCGATTCCAGTTCACTGCTGTTTTGGGTGCACAGCTGCCGGAAGTGGAAATTGGAGTTGGAATCGGCGTCGAAATGTAAATGAAGACGAAATTAAGTCATTGTCAGAACAAAACGgtacagaacagaacagaacccgaaaccgaaaccgaagcCCGCTGATCAACGGATGCATCTATTTTTGGCTTGGCCCGGGCTGCAGGTCATTCCACTGCCCAGATGTTCATCGCCCCACATGTGGAAATCGGGGGACAGAGACTCCACCTCCAGCTCCACTCCGGCAATAGCCGCACATTTCGATTATTCAAATGCGATTGGGCACTTGCACAAAGTCTGTTTTTCGCAATACCCTCCAGCGTTTCGtaatgccaaataaaaaaaaaaatagaagaaaaagTAAAGTGAAGAGAAGAGAAGtggagaaaacaaaaagagttGAAGGGAAAAGAAGCGCAATTACCGggcaaaaagtgaaaagcggTGTCAACGAAAGGCGGTGAAAATTGACTACAagaaaagcgggaaagcgCAGAAACAATGGGCCTGGTCTGGCCTGCAGATTTGTGCATCATTTTCGGTGTCTTTGGTTtcagttttggtttcggtttcggtttctgtttctgtttgggTGCAAGTGGCACATATGCGCCCTCCCCCTTTTCCATTGAGTGGGCGTCTCGTAATTATTATCGCATTAACAGTATTTTTCCGTATGCATGCCTGTAAGCCAATTTGGAATGTTTTCCGCTTCTTCTGCTCGCTTTTCCCGTTTTCCCCCCTCTACCATTTTGTACCAATCATTGGGGCTAAAGACGGGGCAGCGCCTCTGGGCTAATATCGATAATCCAGCGTGCTGGCCGGTGATCAATGAGTGGCGACCAAAGCGGAGTAACCTGCTCATCTTCAGGTCGCTCTGGGCTTTGTTTTTCTCGAGCTAATAGCTAATGGCTAATAGCTGAAGAGCTAACAGCTAACAGCTAACAGCTCATGAACGAAAAGATGGATGGCCACGAGTATGGCTGTCAATAACCCGCCCGGCAATTTCGTGCAGCGGTTCATGCAAATCCGCCCAGAGATCGATGGACTCCTCTGCCTGTCTGTCTGCCCAGCCAATTCCCTACCAATATCTCCCCTTCAAAACGCGACGATGGCGGTGCActgtgtgctgtgtgttgGTGTTTTGCATGGAGGGGCGCCCCAAAATAGAAATGCCAAATGCTAAATGGCAAAGAGGCAAAATGGTAAGAAGCGAAGagttaaataaaacaagaaacgATAAACGAAAAACAAGGCAGGCAACGCCAAAAATCACAagcaaacccaaaaccaaaaccaaaaccaaaatcaaaaccaaatccaaataGCAATCCACCAACGGCGAAACCGTTAAGTTGGTCCGCTTTTATGGCCGCCTCTCGAAACTAATGACGCTGCCGGCACCGTGGGCCAAAGGTGATTCATTTTGGGCACTCTGAAGTACCATTATTACCTCAAAAAACATCATCATTTGCGCCTTATTCACTCCGTCACTCACTTACTTTCTAGCCCACTGTGCGGCATAGTTGCGCATTTGATTTTCGCCTGGCGATGATCAGCATGATGTGAAGCACCAAGTGCCCCCGGGTGCTTCGATCCGATTGAGAGGCGATAAAAGCAGTGCCAAAACAGAAGCACTTTTCCCCAACtcaatttcgatttaatcACGTGCAAAGGGCGGcgcaattcaattcaattcaatttgtatCAATTTGTATCAAGAGTGTCGAAAGTGTACAAGTTTATCTATGACAATTGGTGCAGCAACGCAGGAAAGGATCGCCTGGCTGGCTGGATTACTCATGGGTCTGGAACTCCAACCATGATCCATGATGAGTCACCTGTCGCTCGTTTACTGCTCGTGGCCCAAATAAGCCGCCGAAAATAACGGCTACGAAGCCAGCTTCGATGCCAAAAAGAGAAATTTCTCGCTGCTCATTCCCATTCGATGCGCATTCGTTGTCGATTCTGGGCTACTGGAATATAATTCCTGATACTGGTCCGATATACCTGGTACGGTTACGGATACGGGTACGGGTTGGGGTATCGAgactgccaccgccaccggcATGATTAAATCCCCAATTGCTCCCCCCTAGTTTACAGTCAATTATGGCTAAAAGCCTCCGTGGCGAGACAAGCAAACAGGCGGCTGCacctttgttttttgttttatgcgACCCCAGAGAGGCAAGCAGACAATAGAATCAACATCTGCCATCGCATATCGTTGACCTTTCTGACTCGCCTCTGTATGTGTGGAGGCAAGAGCGGGGAAGGGGAGGAGAGAGGTCAACTTTTgggttaattaatttcaatgaAATCATTTCTCGGTGTGCCTTggcttgtttgtttgatttccCGGCTGCTTTTCTGGTTTCTGCAGTGCCGTGTGCAGTGCCTTTGATGCTCCACAGGTgaccattttcatttccatttccatctaaacttccacttccacttccactcacAAATCCCAAAGAGAAACTATGGAATGAAGTGATCGCACAAGTCACGGGattacgtgtgtgtgtgtgtgcgcgtgtgtgaTACCCAATTGGCGGACCCAATCCCCGCTAGCACTCGCCCAAgcttcagatacagatacagctacagatacagatacagtgCATCGCAGTCATAAAAGCTTCTACTTGTAACTTGGATAGCTGCTGCTTCTTATGGAATTCCCAGCACGCACTTTCATGTTCCACTTT contains these protein-coding regions:
- the LOC6525820 gene encoding rab11 family-interacting protein 1 isoform X5, producing MWSPTHCSVTVQRARGLLTKGKNGTNNCFVTIALGKEKYQTSVKDKAETSVNWNEECELKIPDQGNRAELTLTCLHRNNLGIDEFLGQATLPLNEMDVYDRPRAKWFKLESKPGKEKKNKERGELEVRIAFVVKSGSLTDLSKKDKHKSSIGQLASSVGGSLLSIGNGEKRRSIKKLAGSLSSKLHIRSKKKNQEAGADDSSSFGGSFASLGTPNSSNGRGQNGGSGRRRGGQRAGEADPGVISEDEDEFVFDNLSHKSSGSSLNIQRSGLQPPPVSTPNFAPRHPSPLLNNGVSGVGSGSAKDKYNNDNDSNSPSPKSTERIIIGHEKSGSHAERRSEISAQLAKKYEGKSREELMLIANGMENEALLQRQRVKELEDYLDNLLLRVMETHPKILQNPYSRTTSAKRYGTWSFWSSSRSRATPTH
- the LOC6525820 gene encoding rab11 family-interacting protein 1 isoform X4, with protein sequence MNDIFSNLTETFTHFLLWIVDALGCDSDRLTSMQRARGLLTKGKNGTNNCFVTIALGKEKYQTSVKDKAETSVNWNEECELKIPDQGNRAELTLTCLHRNNLGIDEFLGQATLPLNEMDVYDRPRAKWFKLESKPGKEKKNKERGELEVRIAFVVKSGSLTDLSKKDKHKSSIGQLASSVGGSLLSIGNGEKRRSIKKLAGSLSSKLHIRSKKKNQEAGADDSSSFGGSFASLGTPNSSNGRGQNGGSGRRRGGQRAGEADPGVISEDEDEFVFDNLSHKSSGSSLNIQRSGLQPPPVSTPNFAPRHPSPLLNNGVSGVGSGSAKDKYNNDNDSNSPSPKSTERIIIGHEKSGSHAERRSEISAQLAKKYEGKSREELMLIANGMENEALLQRQRVKELEDYLDNLLLRVMETHPKILQNPYSRTTSAKRYGTWSFWSSSRSRATPTH
- the LOC6525820 gene encoding MAP7 domain-containing protein 1 isoform X1; the protein is MNDIFSNLTETFTHFLLWIVDALGCDSDRLTSMQRARGLLTKGKNGTNNCFVTIALGKEKYQTSVKDKAETSVNWNEECELKIPDQGNRAELTLTCLHRNNLGIDEFLGQATLPLNEMDVYDRPRAKWFKLESKPGKEKKNKERGELEVRIAFVVKSGSLTDLSKKDKHKSSIGQLASSVGGSLLSIGNGEKRRSIKKLAGSLSSKLHIRSKKKNQEAGADDSSSFGGSFASLGTPNSSNGRGQNGGSGRRRGGQRAGEADPGVISEDEDEFVFDNLSHKSSGSSLNIQRSGLQPPPVSTPNFAPRHPSPLLNNGVSGVGSGSAKGKQAILPATLDEDDAPIDAEMEQLELDFSVRAHARTNASASTSASGSASIQPPPSKPPRIPLSQVDEQPAAGSLEREKPKEKPAELETSKDEWASKLYGGGKYLEIGSSDSLKRRSWEDRVPLPASVEEPPPVPSPSSSSSSSSSSSDSDDDDENPPHSAPPPVPVSASLPAPAAAAASVSASADPVVPTSSSLFSPDVEHRNFDTFNASFAKYEQRNSTAIFADEPALEDLTVELEKPVPTPTARPKPQPRAAADLRAEQEKAKEEAARQLRAEEDARLEAELRLNEERLREEEEAMQRELEEEKERQKQLQMDEQQRREAKRWEEDQRLLSFAKRSTSLEEPATAKQELKLERELVVKQEPEVETAEPEHNFLTPEQSPKEFQTNGSGSGSGERWEKRLGKFKYANKRDKYNNDNDSNSPSPKSTERIIIGHEKSGSHAERRSEISAQLAKKYEGKSREELMLIANGMENEALLQRQRVKELEDYLDNLLLRVMETHPKILQNPYSRTTSAKRYGTWSFWSSSRSRATPTH
- the LOC6525820 gene encoding protein PRRC2C isoform X2; protein product: MWSPTHCSVTVQRARGLLTKGKNGTNNCFVTIALGKEKYQTSVKDKAETSVNWNEECELKIPDQGNRAELTLTCLHRNNLGIDEFLGQATLPLNEMDVYDRPRAKWFKLESKPGKEKKNKERGELEVRIAFVVKSGSLTDLSKKDKHKSSIGQLASSVGGSLLSIGNGEKRRSIKKLAGSLSSKLHIRSKKKNQEAGADDSSSFGGSFASLGTPNSSNGRGQNGGSGRRRGGQRAGEADPGVISEDEDEFVFDNLSHKSSGSSLNIQRSGLQPPPVSTPNFAPRHPSPLLNNGVSGVGSGSAKGKQAILPATLDEDDAPIDAEMEQLELDFSVRAHARTNASASTSASGSASIQPPPSKPPRIPLSQVDEQPAAGSLEREKPKEKPAELETSKDEWASKLYGGGKYLEIGSSDSLKRRSWEDRVPLPASVEEPPPVPSPSSSSSSSSSSSDSDDDDENPPHSAPPPVPVSASLPAPAAAAASVSASADPVVPTSSSLFSPDVEHRNFDTFNASFAKYEQRNSTAIFADEPALEDLTVELEKPVPTPTARPKPQPRAAADLRAEQEKAKEEAARQLRAEEDARLEAELRLNEERLREEEEAMQRELEEEKERQKQLQMDEQQRREAKRWEEDQRLLSFAKRSTSLEEPATAKQELKLERELVVKQEPEVETAEPEHNFLTPEQSPKEFQTNGSGSGSGERWEKRLGKFKYANKRDKYNNDNDSNSPSPKSTERIIIGHEKSGSHAERRSEISAQLAKKYEGKSREELMLIANGMENEALLQRQRVKELEDYLDNLLLRVMETHPKILQNPYSRTTSAKRYGTWSFWSSSRSRATPTH
- the LOC6525820 gene encoding protein PRRC2C isoform X3, which codes for MWSPTHCSVTVQRARGLLTKGKNGTNNCFVTIALGKEKYQTSVKDKAETSVNWNEECELKIPDQGNRAELTLTCLHRNNLGIDEFLGQATLPLNEMDVYDRPRAKWFKLESKPGKEKKNKERGELEVRIAFVVKSGSLTDLSKKDKHKSSIGQLASSVGGSLLSIGNGEKRRSIKKLAGSLSSKLHIRSKKKNQEAGADDSSSFGGSFASLGTPNSSNGRGQNGGSGRRRGGQRAGEADPGVISEDEDEFVFDNLSHKSSGSSLNIQRSGLQPPPVSTPNFAPRHPSPLLNNGVSGVGSGSAKGKQAILPATLDEDDAPIDAEMEQLELDFSVRAHARTNASASTSASGSASIQPPPSKPPRIPLSQVDEQPAAGSLEREKPKEKPAELETSKDEWASKLYGGGKYLEIGSSDSLKRRSWEDRVPLPASVEEPPPVPSPSSSSSSSSSSSDSDDDDENPPHSAPPPVPVSASLPAPAAAAASVSASADPVVPTSSSLFSPDVEHRNFDTFNASFAKYEQRNSTAIFADEPALEDLTVELEKPVPTPTARPKPQPRAAADLRAEQEKAKEEAARQLRAEEDARLEAELRLNEERLREEEEAMQRELEEEKERQKQLQMDEQQRREAKRWEEDQRLLSFAKRSTSLEEPATAKQELKLERELVVKQEPEVETAEPEHNFLTPEQSPKEFQTNGSGSGSGERWEKRLGKFKYANKRDKYNNDNDSNSPSPKSTERIIIGHEKSGSHAERRSEISAQLAKKYEGKSREELMLIANGMENEALLQRQRVKELEDYLDNLLLRVMETHPKILQNPYSRTTSAKSYKNYINMNDFLK
- the LOC6525820 gene encoding rab11 family-interacting protein 1 isoform X6 encodes the protein MWSPTHCSVTVQRARGLLTKGKNGTNNCFVTIALGKEKYQTSVKDKAETSVNWNEECELKIPDQGNRAELTLTCLHRNNLGIDEFLGQATLPLNEMDVYDRPRAKWFKLESKPGKEKKNKERGELEVRIAFVVKSGSLTDLSKKDKHKSSIGQLASSVGGSLLSIGNGEKRRSIKKLAGSLSSKLHIRSKKKNQEAGADDSSSFGGSFASLGTPNSSNGRGQNGGSGRRRGGQRAGEADPGVISEDEDEFVFDNLSHKSSGSSLNIQRSGLQPPPVSTPNFAPRHPSPLLNNGVSGVGSGSAKDKYNNDNDSNSPSPKSTERIIIGHEKSGSHAERRSEISAQLAKKYEGKSREELMLIANGMENEALLQRQRVKELEDYLDNLLLRVMETHPKILQNPYSRTTSAKSYKNYINMNDFLK